The Coffea eugenioides isolate CCC68of unplaced genomic scaffold, Ceug_1.0 ScVebR1_381;HRSCAF=1052, whole genome shotgun sequence DNA window aaattctGAATTAAATGTGCATGTTACAAGGGAAataaattagtgaaaatttctgaaatttataGGTGTTTGAATGGTTTTCCTGGAGATTTATTATATGAAATTATGACTTTTCAATTACTTCGAGGTATTGTAACTGACAATTCAAATTTGGATTGAATGGGTATTGACCAAAGAATGTGAAATTATCATTTGTCAATTACAATAAGTTTTTTGTAACCTACAATATAAAATTGAATGTGTTTTGAATGGCCAATAATTTCAGCATTTACTTAGTATTTTATTAGGAATATAGGTTATGTTTATCTAACTTTTCTtcacctatatatatatttatatatatatatatgtatgtatgcataGTTGAGATAGAAAAGTTCTACTACAACAGTTTATGTCTTTTGAGTCTAAATTCATTATTTTCTATATCATAGTTAGACAAGAAAATAATAAGGCATTTATAAAGGTATACTCTAATAGTTGTGTAGTCTAAAGAGAGTGTTAGTAAGTATGGCTGAAATGGTGTATCTTGAAAATGACAAGTTAGAAAACCTGTTGCATTAGAGTTGATTCTTTTATAGAGGTTTGAATCACTTTAAAGAGAAACAGAAATATCCGTGTCTCAACCCTCCACACTTGAGTATTAATATATTGTTATTGTCTAATCTTTCTTCTGcatatttgttttcatttttgttcCAGGGGAAAACACATAACAATTGTCCCGGTATATTCACGACaaagggaaatgatttgaaaaggaaaatggaattTTAAAACGTGGATTTTTAGAGGATTGCAATGTTGTAACTAATCAAGTTTAATATGATCCAGGCTTGCACATTTaatgacaaaaaagaaaatatctcACCGAGAATACATCTCCAGCCATGATTATTACGGAGGAAGGAGGAAAATCAATAGGAATCCAGCTTCCATTCTTCAACTGAACTTCTAAACCATCAGCTTCATTCTGTTGAAGTATGGTTATGAAGTTCTTGTCAGTATGAGGAGCAACGCCGACATTCATCTCATTCTGTTCGGGTACCCTGTACCTTATCAATCTAACAGTATAAGTCACTGATCCCACATGAGATTCGTGGTACTTCTCCACACCATAGCTTTCAAACACCAATTTGCTCACCATTTTATCTAATTCTGCGACTTGATTTGCATACCAATGAAACAGTTCACTAGTCATGGGAGGgcatattcaaaaaaaaaagaaaagaaaaggtaagCATTTCGGATATGAATAATGCATAGTAGCAATAAACTATAAGAAGAATTACATATTAATGGAAACAAGTTTACCAGAAATGGTTATTTTTGGAGGGCCACATCTGATTTGCAAACTTCTCGACTGCTTCAAGATTTGTTGCATCTTCAATGCTCATGCTTTCGTAGAGGTCCACGTTGGGTCTTGGCCGAGCATAACCAATGAGGGGAGTTTGAGAAGTGTTTCGGACTTTAATCTCCAACGGGAGGTTAAACAAATCTTGCAGCTCAGAGAATATGGAATCACTAACCTCTGAAGGATAGTTATCATGAACAGCTATGAAACAGCCATACTCTTCAAATGCCCGTGTGACAATGTTTCGCGCTTCAGTCCAAGAATCTTTTCCGGATCTTAGGATTTCCTCCGTTAAATTTATGACCGGAAGCCTGATATTTGAAGCGCATTCCATGGTTTTAGGCAGCCTCTTTCCTTATACGCACTTCCCGTAGCTCAATTTAGCCTGATCAATTAGCAATAAGGGATAGCCAATGCTGGTATTTGAAGAGCCAAGAGGTTAAACAATTCAGAATAATATGGCAAACCGGCTAAGTTCTTTTCCAATTACGTAGTATATTTATAGACATAAATTCAAGTGAGCTAGGTctcattctttcttctttctttttcaaatttcaacaaGGGAAGTGTACATTAATTAGTACTAATTACATAGTACGTTCAGTCTCTCTTTCTCAACGAGTGGTGTACATTAATTACATAGTGCTGATAAGTTCTATGTGGGACTACTGCCCAGTCTTTTCCAATCACGCAGTACATGGTAGATAGTACATTTGTTAGACGTCAACTCGAACCAGGCTGGTCTCGTTCGTTGTTTTCTGCTGAGGTTGGTGTGCAATATTACACATATCAAAGGCGTGCAATGTACACTAATCAACAAACCAACTACTCTGCTGCTAGAGTAACAGAGTAGTTGGCCGTCAAGAAAGTTTTATTTGGATATAGGTTAAGGATCAAATTCTTGATTTGCATTCTAATATTCAGACTTTGTTAGAAATATTTTGCTAATGGGTGCCTATGCACTCGTCAGGGTCGACGAGTTTTCTTTGATCTCTTTAGATCCCCTCCTTTTAACGTAGAGTACAAATAATTATAGTATCAAATCTATCGTATAAAAAAAAGTACAATAATGAGCAGTTTGACAATTGTCTCGTCACAATTGGCTTTTTACTTAAGGCCACAAAATAAGTAGATATTTTGAGAGCTCACAAGGATACAAATCCTATTCAGTGATGAACATgagtatcttttttttttttttgaatagaaattctttttatttattcatggaAAATATAACCAAATATTCCTCTTACATAATCCTCATTTTTCTAATTGAAGGTATCCCTATTCTGTCCAAACGGATTGCCCCACGAGCCAACCTTGGGAATTTACTGAAAGTATCGTAAACCTCAATTTGTTTATCTGGATGAGATATACCCACATTAGATAAAGCATCA harbors:
- the LOC113758196 gene encoding 2-oxoglutarate-dependent dioxygenase AOP3-like; the protein is MECASNIRLPVINLTEEILRSGKDSWTEARNIVTRAFEEYGCFIAVHDNYPSEVSDSIFSELQDLFNLPLEIKVRNTSQTPLIGYARPRPNVDLYESMSIEDATNLEAVEKFANQMWPSKNNHFCELFHWYANQVAELDKMVSKLVFESYGVEKYHESHVGSVTYTVRLIRYRVPEQNEMNVGVAPHTDKNFITILQQNEADGLEVQLKNGSWIPIDFPPSSVIIMAGDVFSAWSNGRVHSPFHRVTMKGKERHSIAQFAYCKKLVETPTELVDDEHPLLYKPLDNFGYLRFLSTDDNWNTPNPLKAYCGV